A region of Lycium barbarum isolate Lr01 chromosome 1, ASM1917538v2, whole genome shotgun sequence DNA encodes the following proteins:
- the LOC132642863 gene encoding tropinone reductase homolog At5g06060-like, giving the protein MATVGGNRSSSSRWSLSGFTALVTGGTRGIGHAVVEELAELGATVYTCSRNEAELNGRLQEWNAKGLQVKGSVCDASSREQRIQLLENVSSAFDGKLNILINNVGTNIRKPTTDYTAEEYARLFATNLESAYHLCQLAHPLLKASGNGSVVFISSVAGLVHLSSGSIYGATKGAMNQLTRNLACEWAKDSIRVNGVAPWYIRTPLVEHLLGNKTFLDGVISRTPLRRPGESQEVSSLVAYLCLPGASYITGQVIAVDGGFTVNGFEMTSF; this is encoded by the exons ATGGCGACGGTTGGAGGCAATAGGAGCAGCAGTTCCAGATGGTCCCTTTCAGGATTTACCGCTCTCGTTACCGGCGGTACACGTGGAATTGG GCATGCGGTTGTGGAGGAATTAGCGGAACTGGGTGCGACAGTATACACTTGCTCACGGAATGAAGCAGAACTCAACGGACGATTGCAAGAGTGGAACGCTAAAGGCCTTCAAGTGAAGGGTTCTGTTTGCGATGCATCTTCAAGGGAACAGAGAATTCAGCTCTTGGAAAATGTCTCCTCCGCTTTTGATGGAAAGCTGAACATTCTT ATAAACAATGTGGGGACTAACATAAGGAAGCCCACCACCGATTATACTGCTGAAGAATATGCGCGTCTGTTTGCTACAAACTTAGAATCTGCATACCATTTGTGCCAACTTGCTCACCCTCTTTTGAAAGCATCTGGCAATGGTTCTGTTGTCTTTATATCTTCTGTTGCCGGTCTGGTGCACCTGTCATCTGGTTCTATCTATGGAGCAACAAAAG GGGCAATGAATCAGCTCACGCGGAATTTGGCTTGTGAATGGGCAAAAGATAGCATTCGTGTTAATGGTGTTGCCCCTTGGTACATAAGGACGCCTTTGGTAGAACAT TTGCTTGGAAATAAAACATTTTTGGATGGAGTAATATCTAGAACTCCCCTTAGACGTCCTGGAGAATCTCAAGAAGTTTCATCCCTGGTAGCTTATCTTTGTCTACCTGGGGCATCTTACATTACCGGGCAAGTTATAGCGGTTGATGGAGGATTCACTGTCAATGGGTTCGAAATGACAAGCTTCTGA